In the genome of Nocardioides seonyuensis, one region contains:
- a CDS encoding FtsX-like permease family protein — MTAWRPALRMARRDLRRHKVRALLTCLLVALPVVVATVAALAAHNGRWTNEVEAAQNFHDGNGLAVVSEHTEVRPRAALNGWPEPVRGADERDPASVDLAALLPAGTDVVPAPALSLTPLTTGGQGEVLRVDLSHPLTDDVVDITQGRAPAAPDEVAMSRAAAAEMGLLPGGRLSPDARFELAGGVTLDVVGIAEKNERDWGFYGPVLVAPPDSVAPVAGEPGGYVEPPSYLLGLPPLEDAQVRELVADLAAEGVALQPRVAVENPREWGLHQSMSDRLDLTPLLLGGLCILVGLIEVVLLVGAAFSVSARRQVRDLGLLATNGGAAPDVRRVLLAQGIVLGVVSSVIGAAIGVTAFLLGADVLEDRFGQTMHAREVPWWLVVVMAGLGSVTSVVAALLPGWRMARLTPVDALSGRFPLRPGESRAHRPAFVLAAGGVLLLAVGGWATAEAERSYPNWLGAAVFLAGSGLVALVAGTVWATPYAVRRAAGLGRFLPLSGRYAFRDAGRHRFRSAAAVMALTITVAATVLIGFAFASAERGGQFDDRLGPRILSVDVCCSVPDTERLDAIEQTIGSIVDPVETATTSTLGSPDGKGSLDLLRARDALTMVDEADLRMLVHLDDDDLAVFRNGGVLTTYAGVVRDGEVTVARFPGGRKSENQSVLPATQVKAVSGVTPYTQPSYVSAETAADLGVVASFTQLVVRTATPVTGDQLERLRIRGLWADSDDVDRAQVQLAQYAGIGAAGLLAAIVVGMAVALAAAESRDDVATLAAVGAAPWTRRRFGAMHGLFLGVVGTALGVGVGVAAGLAFAQIDGLPGADVPWLHLLGTVALVLPVSWLVGGIVTPSRFTLTRRTA; from the coding sequence GTGACCGCGTGGCGTCCCGCCCTGCGCATGGCGCGGCGGGACCTGCGTCGGCACAAGGTCCGCGCCCTCCTCACCTGCCTGCTCGTGGCGCTGCCGGTGGTCGTCGCCACCGTGGCGGCCCTGGCCGCGCACAACGGCAGGTGGACGAACGAGGTGGAGGCAGCGCAGAACTTCCACGACGGCAACGGGCTCGCCGTCGTCAGCGAGCACACCGAGGTCCGGCCCCGCGCCGCCCTCAACGGCTGGCCCGAGCCCGTCCGCGGTGCCGACGAGCGCGACCCGGCGTCCGTCGACCTGGCGGCGCTGCTGCCCGCCGGCACTGACGTCGTACCTGCCCCGGCCCTGTCGCTCACCCCCCTGACCACGGGGGGCCAGGGCGAGGTGCTGCGGGTCGACCTGTCCCACCCGCTGACCGACGACGTCGTCGACATCACGCAGGGCCGGGCACCCGCGGCGCCCGACGAGGTGGCGATGTCGCGGGCGGCGGCGGCCGAGATGGGCCTCCTGCCAGGCGGGCGCCTCTCCCCCGACGCGCGCTTCGAGCTGGCGGGCGGAGTGACGCTGGACGTGGTCGGGATCGCGGAGAAGAACGAGCGCGACTGGGGGTTCTACGGTCCCGTCCTCGTCGCACCTCCGGACTCGGTCGCGCCGGTGGCCGGGGAGCCGGGCGGCTACGTCGAGCCGCCGTCGTACCTCCTGGGGCTGCCGCCGCTCGAGGACGCGCAGGTCCGCGAGCTGGTCGCCGACCTCGCCGCCGAGGGCGTCGCCCTGCAGCCCCGGGTGGCCGTCGAGAACCCCCGCGAGTGGGGTCTGCACCAGTCCATGTCGGACCGGCTCGACCTGACCCCGTTGCTGCTGGGCGGGCTGTGCATCCTGGTCGGCCTGATCGAGGTCGTCCTGCTCGTGGGCGCCGCCTTCTCGGTGTCCGCGCGTCGCCAGGTCCGTGACCTCGGCCTGCTGGCGACCAACGGCGGCGCAGCCCCTGACGTACGACGCGTGCTCCTCGCCCAGGGCATCGTGCTCGGCGTCGTGTCCTCCGTCATCGGCGCGGCAATCGGGGTGACTGCCTTCCTGCTCGGCGCCGACGTCCTGGAGGACCGGTTCGGGCAGACGATGCACGCACGCGAGGTGCCGTGGTGGCTCGTGGTCGTCATGGCCGGCCTGGGATCGGTGACCTCGGTCGTCGCCGCGCTCCTGCCGGGCTGGCGGATGGCGCGGCTGACTCCGGTCGATGCGCTGTCCGGCAGGTTCCCGCTGCGCCCCGGTGAGTCCCGCGCACACCGGCCCGCCTTCGTCCTGGCGGCCGGCGGCGTGCTCCTGCTCGCGGTCGGCGGGTGGGCCACGGCCGAGGCCGAGCGCTCTTACCCCAACTGGCTGGGCGCCGCGGTCTTCCTGGCAGGGTCCGGCCTGGTGGCGCTGGTCGCCGGGACGGTCTGGGCGACGCCGTACGCCGTCCGCCGCGCAGCAGGCCTCGGGCGGTTCCTGCCGCTCTCGGGACGCTATGCCTTCCGCGACGCGGGCCGTCACCGCTTCCGCAGCGCCGCCGCCGTGATGGCACTGACGATCACTGTCGCGGCGACGGTGCTGATCGGCTTCGCGTTCGCCTCGGCCGAGCGCGGCGGCCAGTTCGACGACAGGCTCGGGCCGCGCATCCTGTCGGTCGACGTCTGCTGCTCCGTGCCGGACACCGAGCGGCTCGACGCGATCGAGCAGACCATCGGCAGCATCGTCGACCCCGTGGAGACGGCCACCACCTCCACGCTGGGATCCCCCGACGGAAAGGGGTCGCTCGACCTCCTGCGTGCCCGTGACGCCCTCACCATGGTCGACGAGGCGGACCTGCGGATGCTGGTCCACCTCGACGACGATGACCTGGCGGTGTTCCGCAACGGTGGGGTGCTGACGACGTACGCCGGCGTGGTCCGCGACGGCGAGGTCACGGTCGCGCGCTTCCCCGGCGGGCGGAAGTCCGAGAACCAGTCGGTGCTGCCGGCGACCCAGGTCAAGGCGGTCAGCGGCGTCACGCCCTACACCCAGCCGAGCTACGTCAGCGCCGAGACCGCCGCTGACCTCGGCGTGGTCGCGTCCTTCACGCAGCTGGTCGTCCGCACCGCGACACCGGTCACCGGCGACCAGCTCGAGCGGCTGCGCATCCGCGGGCTCTGGGCCGACAGCGACGACGTCGACCGGGCCCAGGTCCAGCTCGCGCAGTACGCCGGCATCGGCGCTGCCGGCCTGCTCGCCGCGATCGTGGTCGGCATGGCCGTGGCCCTGGCGGCGGCCGAGAGTCGAGACGACGTCGCCACCCTCGCGGCCGTCGGCGCCGCCCCTTGGACCCGCCGGCGCTTCGGTGCCATGCACGGGCTCTTCCTCGGGGTGGTGGGCACCGCACTGGGTGTGGGGGTCGGGGTCGCGGCCGGCCTTGCCTTCGCCCAGATCGACGGGCTGCCGGGTGCCGACGTGCCCTGGCTCCACCTGCTCGGCACGGTGGCCCTGGTGCTGCCGGTCAGCTGGCTGGTCGGCGGGATCGTCACGCCCTCGCGCTTCACCCTGACGCGCCGCACGGCCTAG
- a CDS encoding ABC transporter ATP-binding protein translates to MNAALEMIDVSRIHGRGDTAVHALRGLNLTVQPGELVAVMGPSGSGKSTLLNLAGGLDQATAGHVRVQGQELGSLSRAALAEVRRRRVGYVFQDYNLIPGLTAAENVSLPLELDKVKAREATRQAHAALDEVGLGGVYDRFPDDLSGGQQQRIAIARAIVGERGLVLADEPTGALDSETGEAVLALLRARCDAGAAALLVTHEARHAGWADRVVWLRDGAVVDEAGATTSPAAFVAGRP, encoded by the coding sequence ATGAACGCGGCGCTGGAGATGATCGACGTCAGCAGGATCCACGGCCGGGGCGACACGGCCGTGCACGCGCTGCGCGGGCTGAACCTGACCGTCCAGCCGGGCGAGCTGGTGGCCGTGATGGGACCGAGCGGCTCGGGCAAGTCGACCCTGCTCAACCTGGCCGGCGGGCTCGACCAGGCCACCGCGGGTCACGTGCGGGTCCAGGGCCAGGAGCTCGGCTCCCTCTCGAGGGCCGCGCTCGCGGAGGTCCGCCGCCGCCGGGTCGGCTACGTCTTCCAGGACTACAACCTCATCCCGGGTCTCACGGCTGCCGAGAACGTCTCGCTCCCGCTCGAGCTCGACAAGGTCAAGGCCCGCGAGGCGACCCGCCAGGCGCACGCCGCCCTCGACGAGGTCGGCCTCGGCGGTGTCTACGACAGGTTCCCCGACGACCTCTCCGGCGGCCAGCAGCAGCGCATCGCCATCGCCCGCGCCATCGTCGGCGAGCGCGGCCTGGTCCTGGCCGACGAGCCGACCGGCGCCCTCGACTCCGAGACCGGCGAGGCCGTCCTGGCGCTGCTGCGTGCGCGCTGCGACGCCGGTGCGGCCGCGCTCCTCGTGACCCACGAGGCCCGCCACGCGGGCTGGGCCGACCGCGTCGTGTGGCTGCGCGACGGTGCCGTCGTCGACGAGGCCGGCGCGACCACCTCGCCCGCCGCGTTCGTGGCAGGCCGCCCGTGA
- a CDS encoding SigE family RNA polymerase sigma factor — translation MFSATGTHAPSFEEYAAASWPTLYRSAFLLAGNHADAEDLAQQTLIKAHGAWGRVSASDSMNAYVRRILTNTFLSSKRPKGRRLELLTDEPPEWGRAAGATADTAGVPGASDERMALWPHVRRLPPQQRAVIVLRYFEELSESEIAETLGCSRGNVKSTAHRALKSLRATLEASDEQTRAELDGKEG, via the coding sequence ATGTTCTCGGCGACCGGCACGCACGCGCCCTCGTTCGAGGAGTACGCCGCGGCGTCCTGGCCGACGCTGTACCGCAGCGCCTTCCTGCTGGCCGGCAACCATGCTGACGCCGAGGACCTCGCGCAGCAGACCCTGATCAAGGCACACGGCGCCTGGGGCCGCGTGAGCGCCTCGGACTCGATGAACGCCTACGTACGGCGGATCCTCACCAACACGTTCCTCTCCTCCAAGCGGCCCAAGGGGCGCCGGCTGGAGCTGCTGACCGACGAGCCTCCGGAGTGGGGACGAGCGGCCGGCGCGACCGCGGACACGGCCGGGGTGCCCGGGGCGTCCGACGAACGGATGGCCCTGTGGCCGCACGTCCGCCGGCTGCCACCACAGCAGCGTGCGGTCATCGTGCTGCGCTACTTCGAGGAGCTGAGCGAGAGCGAGATCGCCGAGACGCTCGGGTGCTCGCGCGGCAACGTGAAGTCCACGGCCCACCGCGCGCTCAAGAGCCTGAGGGCCACCCTCGAGGCTTCGGACGAACAGACCAGAGCAGAGCTCGACGGGAAGGAGGGCTGA
- a CDS encoding carboxypeptidase regulatory-like domain-containing protein codes for MDSLRRRLVMGLVLVLAMVGISVAPSSAAPTPRAAALAATGSISGIVTGDGVEMTSTHVDLYVLDGTQWQRTRMSGTGYTSGRYVIGNLEPGTYRIEVPNPDEPFVRTFLPSADLLANGEDIVLGEGQAITDADVSLLPGGTIEGTVTDEHGAPLAGVVVRATDTQQETRYFEAETDDEGRYRIGQLTTGDYVVRYNPYAIGMQGEYHPDAPTLFTAIPVHVVSGQASTGTDAVLSDLTRLSGTITDAETGEPVSRARIDLYELQGEYWQPVFESAYTDNRGRYEFEGTWGTYRLLVAGGPYGTHGLVYHPDATSVEGGESVVVAAGSEVVVDVGIPRYERTSIARGSVTAGGDGLAGVDVLAEMLYEGRWAPMYTTTTDADGRYVVFAAVPGTYRLRFRDPTGNRPDRWWDGQASAADATPLVIETGGSTVTDIDMEFSTPPATGRIAGTVTGPTGAAAPDIDVTVYEWDELIQTWTSVATARTDTAGSYAVTGLPLGVYRVGFKDDMEWFVTEFHRDSRTVADATDVEVLDAAGETVDAEVAPVPGDILGTVSRLGSTSVEGLRVVAYAQRDGAWTDVATTRPQPDGSYVFDNLPAGVTYRLGFHDESGTHVDQYWSDQPSLASAQNIFLRPNLQSSGHDAALRPADRPDYQAQTSPTVEGVARVGETLAADPGTWAPAGGVHAYRWLAGGRAIPGASDPELTLTPELVGERISVEVTTSGDAADPGVAMSAATDPVEAAPVVTPTETATAEPTPSTSPTVTPTASPTATPTAAPTTSQTASPAPAPAPTVAPAPSLGSLLSELADDLAVKGSPRVGRTVKVTHLVAHVRTGVGYRFRWYLGGKKLRKATRSSLRLTRAMQGRRLTVKVTMVAGDSREVVRIPVGKVRGAPLR; via the coding sequence ATGGACTCGCTTCGTCGTCGGCTCGTCATGGGCCTCGTGCTGGTGCTGGCGATGGTCGGCATCAGTGTCGCGCCGTCGTCGGCCGCGCCCACCCCCCGCGCCGCTGCGCTCGCGGCGACCGGGTCGATCTCCGGCATCGTGACGGGCGACGGCGTGGAGATGACGTCCACCCACGTCGACCTCTACGTCCTGGACGGCACGCAGTGGCAACGGACGAGGATGAGCGGGACCGGCTACACGTCCGGCCGCTACGTCATCGGGAACCTCGAACCGGGGACCTATCGCATCGAGGTTCCGAACCCGGATGAGCCATTCGTCCGCACCTTCCTCCCGTCGGCCGATCTCCTGGCGAACGGTGAGGACATCGTCCTCGGGGAGGGCCAGGCCATCACCGACGCCGACGTCTCGCTGCTGCCCGGCGGGACCATCGAGGGGACCGTCACCGACGAGCACGGCGCTCCCCTCGCCGGGGTCGTGGTGCGGGCGACCGACACGCAGCAGGAGACCCGTTACTTCGAGGCCGAGACCGACGACGAGGGCCGCTACCGCATCGGCCAGCTGACCACCGGCGACTACGTGGTGCGCTACAACCCCTACGCCATCGGCATGCAGGGCGAGTACCACCCCGATGCTCCGACGCTCTTCACAGCGATCCCGGTGCACGTGGTCTCCGGCCAGGCGTCGACCGGCACCGATGCCGTGCTCTCCGACCTGACCCGCCTCAGCGGCACCATCACGGACGCCGAGACCGGCGAGCCCGTCTCGCGGGCGCGGATCGACCTCTACGAGCTGCAGGGGGAGTACTGGCAGCCGGTGTTCGAGAGCGCCTACACCGACAACCGCGGTCGCTACGAGTTCGAGGGCACCTGGGGGACCTACCGCCTGCTGGTGGCCGGCGGTCCCTACGGCACCCACGGCTTGGTGTACCACCCCGACGCCACCTCGGTGGAGGGCGGGGAGAGCGTCGTCGTCGCCGCCGGCTCCGAGGTCGTCGTGGACGTCGGCATCCCCAGGTACGAGCGCACGTCGATCGCCAGGGGCTCCGTGACCGCGGGCGGCGACGGCCTCGCCGGTGTCGACGTCCTCGCCGAGATGCTCTACGAGGGCAGGTGGGCCCCGATGTACACCACCACCACCGACGCCGACGGGCGCTACGTCGTGTTCGCGGCCGTCCCGGGCACCTACCGGCTCCGGTTCAGGGACCCCACAGGCAACCGGCCGGACCGTTGGTGGGACGGACAGGCCTCGGCCGCGGACGCCACCCCGCTGGTGATCGAGACGGGTGGCTCGACGGTGACCGACATCGACATGGAGTTCTCCACGCCTCCGGCCACGGGCCGGATCGCGGGCACGGTCACCGGTCCGACAGGGGCCGCCGCACCGGACATCGACGTCACGGTCTACGAGTGGGACGAGCTCATCCAGACGTGGACCTCGGTCGCCACGGCGAGGACCGACACCGCCGGCTCCTACGCCGTGACCGGCCTGCCCCTGGGTGTCTACCGGGTCGGGTTCAAGGACGACATGGAGTGGTTCGTCACGGAGTTCCACCGCGACAGCCGGACGGTGGCCGACGCCACGGACGTCGAGGTGCTCGACGCCGCAGGTGAAACCGTCGATGCTGAGGTCGCGCCTGTCCCCGGCGACATCCTCGGCACCGTGTCGCGGCTCGGGTCGACCTCCGTCGAGGGCCTCCGCGTGGTCGCCTACGCGCAGCGTGACGGCGCCTGGACGGACGTGGCCACGACGCGGCCGCAGCCGGACGGCAGCTACGTCTTCGACAACCTTCCGGCCGGAGTGACCTACCGGCTGGGCTTCCACGACGAGTCCGGCACCCACGTCGACCAGTACTGGTCGGACCAGCCGAGCCTGGCGTCCGCACAGAACATCTTCCTGCGACCCAACCTCCAGTCGAGCGGTCACGACGCCGCCCTGAGGCCCGCCGACCGCCCCGACTACCAGGCGCAGACCAGCCCCACCGTCGAGGGTGTGGCCCGCGTGGGCGAGACCCTGGCCGCGGACCCGGGGACCTGGGCACCCGCCGGCGGCGTGCACGCCTACCGGTGGCTGGCCGGCGGCCGGGCCATTCCCGGCGCGTCCGATCCGGAGCTGACCCTCACCCCCGAGCTCGTCGGCGAGCGCATCAGCGTCGAGGTCACGACCTCGGGCGACGCTGCCGACCCAGGCGTGGCGATGTCCGCCGCGACCGATCCCGTGGAGGCGGCGCCGGTGGTGACGCCCACCGAGACCGCCACGGCCGAGCCGACTCCCAGCACCAGCCCGACGGTCACGCCCACCGCGAGCCCGACAGCGACGCCCACGGCGGCACCCACGACCAGCCAGACCGCGTCGCCTGCTCCGGCACCCGCGCCCACCGTGGCACCGGCTCCGAGCCTGGGGTCGCTCCTCTCGGAGCTGGCCGACGACCTCGCCGTCAAGGGAAGCCCGAGGGTCGGCAGGACCGTGAAGGTGACCCACCTGGTCGCCCACGTCCGCACCGGTGTCGGCTACCGGTTCCGGTGGTACCTCGGCGGCAAGAAGCTCAGGAAGGCCACCCGTTCGAGCCTCAGGCTCACCCGAGCCATGCAGGGCAGACGCCTGACGGTGAAGGTCACGATGGTGGCGGGCGACTCACGCGAGGTGGTCCGGATCCCGGTCGGCAAGGTGCGGGGCGCGCCGCTGCGCTGA
- a CDS encoding flavin-containing monooxygenase has product MNQASASNHVDVLIIGAGLSGVGAAAQLTREHPGKSYALLERRPRMGGTWDLFRYPGIRSDSDMFTLGYRFKPWRGDKALADGPSILAYVQETAREYGIDRHVRYDHSVTAASWDSETATWTVTVEHGGATSEMTCGFLWATTGYYDYEQGYRPEFPGEESFTGELIHPQHWPEGFDHTGKRVVVIGSGATAVTLVPALADSGAAHVTMLQRSPTYILSLPAEDRIAQALRKVLPEKLSYAVTRWKNVGVATALFQLSQRRPQMMRGVIRKENLKRLPAGYDVDTHFKPTYNPWDQRLCLVPDGDLFRVVSDGTAEVVTDTIETLTPTGVRLASGREIEADVVVTATGLNLKAFGGMTFEVDGRKVELPDTMAYKALMLSGVPNFAFTIGYTNASWTLKADLVAEYVCRLLSHLDEHGLRAAVPRPDPSVGEEPFMDFAAGYVLRALDELPKQGSVEPWKLKQNYFHDMRTIRRGPIDDGALVFS; this is encoded by the coding sequence GTGAACCAGGCCAGCGCGAGCAACCACGTCGACGTCCTCATCATCGGTGCCGGCCTGTCCGGGGTCGGCGCGGCCGCCCAGCTGACGCGTGAGCACCCCGGCAAGTCCTACGCCCTGCTCGAGCGGCGGCCGAGGATGGGCGGCACGTGGGACCTCTTCCGCTACCCCGGCATCCGGTCCGACTCCGACATGTTCACCCTCGGCTACCGCTTCAAGCCGTGGCGCGGTGACAAGGCGCTGGCCGACGGGCCGTCGATCCTGGCCTACGTGCAGGAGACGGCCCGCGAGTACGGCATCGACCGCCACGTCCGCTACGACCACTCGGTGACCGCGGCGTCCTGGGACAGCGAGACGGCGACGTGGACCGTCACGGTCGAGCACGGCGGCGCCACCTCCGAGATGACGTGCGGCTTCCTGTGGGCAACCACTGGCTACTACGACTACGAGCAGGGCTACCGGCCGGAGTTCCCGGGTGAGGAGTCCTTCACCGGCGAGCTCATCCACCCCCAGCACTGGCCCGAGGGCTTCGACCACACCGGCAAGCGCGTCGTGGTGATCGGGTCGGGCGCGACGGCGGTCACGCTGGTGCCGGCCCTCGCCGACTCCGGCGCCGCCCACGTGACCATGCTGCAGCGCTCGCCGACCTACATCCTGTCGCTGCCCGCCGAGGACAGGATCGCGCAGGCGCTGCGCAAGGTGCTGCCGGAGAAGCTCTCCTACGCGGTGACCCGATGGAAGAACGTCGGCGTGGCCACCGCGCTCTTCCAGCTCAGCCAGCGCCGGCCGCAGATGATGCGCGGCGTCATCCGCAAGGAGAACCTCAAGCGGCTGCCCGCCGGCTACGACGTCGACACCCACTTCAAGCCGACCTACAACCCGTGGGACCAGCGCCTGTGCCTGGTGCCCGACGGCGACCTGTTCCGCGTGGTGAGCGACGGCACCGCCGAGGTCGTCACCGACACCATCGAGACCCTGACCCCGACCGGCGTCCGGCTCGCCTCGGGCCGCGAGATCGAGGCCGACGTCGTCGTGACCGCGACCGGGCTCAACCTCAAGGCCTTCGGCGGCATGACCTTCGAGGTCGACGGCCGCAAGGTCGAGCTGCCCGACACGATGGCCTACAAGGCGCTGATGCTCAGCGGCGTGCCCAACTTCGCGTTCACCATCGGCTACACCAACGCCTCCTGGACGCTCAAGGCCGACCTGGTGGCGGAGTACGTCTGCCGGTTGCTGTCCCACCTCGACGAGCACGGCCTCCGCGCCGCCGTACCCCGTCCCGACCCGTCGGTGGGGGAGGAGCCGTTCATGGACTTCGCCGCCGGCTACGTCCTGCGCGCGCTGGACGAGCTGCCCAAGCAGGGGAGCGTCGAGCCGTGGAAGCTCAAGCAGAACTACTTCCACGACATGCGCACGATCCGGCGCGGGCCGATCGACGACGGGGCGCTGGTCTTCAGCTGA
- a CDS encoding acetyl-CoA C-acetyltransferase: MAEAFIYDHIRTPRGKGKANGSLHEVKPIDLVVGLLDEVKTRNPGLDPARVDDVVLGVVSPVGDQGGDIAKAAALAAGYPDTVAGVQLNRFCASGLEAVNQAASRVRGGFEDLILAGGVEAMSRVAMGSDGGAWAMDPRTALDTDFVPQGIGADLIATVEGWNREDVDTFAAESQARAAKAQANGYFDGSVIPVKDLNGLTVLDRDEFIRPGTTVESLSGLKPSFAFHGDLGFDDVALQKYHWIERIDHVHHAGNSSGIVDGAALMAIGSEQVGSDLGLTPRARIVSAAVSGADPTIMLTGPAPAARKALAKAGLEVEDIDLFEINEAFAAVAMRFMRDMGIDSEITNVNGGAIAMGHPLGATGAMILGTLVDELERRDLRRGLATLCVGGGMGIATIVERV; the protein is encoded by the coding sequence ATGGCAGAGGCATTCATCTACGACCACATCCGTACGCCGCGCGGCAAGGGCAAGGCCAACGGCTCCCTCCACGAGGTGAAGCCGATCGACCTGGTCGTCGGCCTCCTCGACGAGGTGAAGACCCGCAACCCCGGTCTCGACCCCGCGCGCGTCGACGACGTGGTGCTCGGCGTCGTGTCCCCCGTGGGCGACCAGGGTGGCGACATCGCCAAGGCCGCGGCGCTCGCCGCCGGCTACCCCGACACCGTGGCGGGCGTCCAGCTCAACCGGTTCTGCGCCTCCGGGCTGGAGGCGGTCAACCAGGCCGCGTCGCGCGTGCGCGGCGGCTTCGAGGACCTCATCCTCGCCGGTGGCGTCGAGGCGATGAGCCGGGTGGCGATGGGCTCCGACGGCGGCGCCTGGGCCATGGACCCCCGCACCGCGCTCGACACCGACTTCGTCCCGCAGGGCATCGGCGCCGACCTGATCGCGACGGTCGAGGGCTGGAACCGCGAGGACGTCGACACCTTCGCCGCCGAGTCGCAGGCCCGTGCCGCCAAGGCGCAGGCCAACGGCTACTTCGACGGCTCGGTCATCCCGGTCAAGGACCTCAACGGCCTGACCGTCCTCGACCGCGACGAGTTCATCCGCCCCGGTACGACGGTCGAGTCGCTCTCGGGCCTCAAGCCGTCCTTCGCCTTCCACGGCGACCTCGGCTTCGATGACGTGGCGCTGCAGAAGTACCACTGGATCGAGCGGATCGACCACGTCCACCACGCGGGCAACTCCTCCGGCATCGTGGACGGCGCCGCCCTGATGGCGATCGGCAGCGAGCAGGTCGGCTCCGACCTCGGTCTCACCCCGCGCGCCCGCATCGTCTCCGCTGCGGTCAGCGGCGCCGACCCGACGATCATGCTGACGGGCCCGGCCCCGGCCGCGCGCAAGGCGCTCGCCAAGGCCGGTCTCGAGGTGGAGGACATCGACCTCTTCGAGATCAACGAGGCGTTCGCCGCGGTCGCGATGCGCTTCATGCGCGACATGGGCATCGACTCCGAGATCACCAACGTCAACGGCGGCGCGATCGCGATGGGTCACCCCCTCGGTGCGACCGGCGCGATGATCCTGGGCACGCTCGTCGACGAGCTCGAGCGCCGCGACCTGCGCCGTGGCCTCGCCACGCTGTGCGTCGGCGGCGGCATGGGCATCGCAACCATCGTCGAGCGCGTCTGA
- a CDS encoding PadR family transcriptional regulator: MSIKHGLLALLEREPMYGYQLRSEFDATTGSTWPLNVGQVYTTLARLERDGLVTPGEEDAEGRVRYSITDAGREELAGWFGTPVVNSDRPRDELAIKLALAVTVPGIDVAAVIQQQRASTIVAMQDLTRLKATGEGDLSWSLVLESMRFQYDAEIRWLDHCETSLARAVRERDAATTDTTTGTTTKKAGARR, from the coding sequence ATGTCCATCAAGCACGGGCTCCTCGCCCTCCTCGAGCGTGAGCCGATGTACGGCTACCAGCTCCGCAGCGAGTTCGACGCCACGACCGGGTCGACCTGGCCGCTGAACGTCGGACAGGTCTACACGACGCTGGCGCGCCTCGAGCGAGACGGCCTCGTCACGCCCGGCGAGGAGGACGCGGAGGGCCGGGTGCGCTACTCGATCACCGACGCCGGCCGCGAGGAGCTCGCCGGATGGTTCGGGACGCCGGTCGTCAACTCCGACCGCCCGCGCGACGAGCTCGCGATCAAGCTCGCCCTCGCCGTCACCGTGCCCGGCATCGACGTCGCGGCGGTGATCCAGCAGCAGCGCGCGTCCACGATCGTCGCGATGCAGGACCTGACCCGCCTCAAGGCGACCGGGGAGGGCGACCTCTCGTGGTCGCTGGTCCTGGAATCGATGCGCTTCCAGTACGACGCCGAGATCCGCTGGCTCGACCACTGCGAGACCTCGCTGGCGCGCGCCGTGCGCGAGCGCGACGCAGCCACTACAGACACCACGACCGGCACGACCACCAAGAAGGCGGGGGCACGACGATGA
- a CDS encoding MerR family transcriptional regulator → MDAAVAEDALLTLEEASERTGISVRNIRFYTSRGLVPPPLRQGRSGFYSAEHLARLDLVRELQGHGFTLAAIEKYVARIPADATPSDIALHLALLAPVPDEGRIDIQDGLVGLGVPASAAEAVADVYARHGQQVADELSEIVRTRLWPEYRDSGGTVEGLRELVHRLKPLTIAGLVAAYEKAMDESADSYVRRGARPY, encoded by the coding sequence GTGGACGCAGCAGTCGCCGAGGACGCCCTGCTCACCCTCGAGGAGGCCTCCGAGCGCACCGGCATCAGCGTGCGCAACATCCGCTTCTACACCTCGCGCGGCCTCGTGCCGCCGCCGCTGCGGCAGGGTCGCTCGGGCTTCTACTCCGCCGAGCACCTGGCCCGGCTCGACCTCGTGCGTGAGCTCCAGGGCCACGGCTTCACCCTCGCCGCCATCGAGAAGTACGTCGCGCGCATCCCCGCCGACGCCACCCCTTCCGACATCGCGCTCCACCTCGCGCTGCTGGCCCCCGTCCCCGACGAGGGACGCATCGACATCCAGGACGGCCTGGTCGGGCTCGGCGTGCCGGCCAGCGCCGCCGAGGCGGTCGCCGACGTCTACGCCCGCCACGGCCAGCAGGTCGCCGACGAGCTCTCCGAGATCGTCCGCACCCGGCTGTGGCCGGAGTACCGCGACTCCGGCGGCACCGTCGAGGGACTCCGCGAGCTGGTCCACCGGCTCAAGCCGCTGACCATCGCCGGCCTCGTCGCTGCCTACGAGAAGGCCATGGACGAGAGCGCCGACAGCTACGTCCGCCGGGGCGCGCGCCCGTACTGA